The segment AGTCGGTGTACCAGGGCGCCGGCCAACTGGCGGTCAACGCCATGCCGCCAACCCAATGGTCCTACGACACCACCATCAAGGACGCCAAGTACGACCCTGAAAAAGCCAAGCAGCTACTCAAGGAAGCCGGCATCAAGGAAGGCACCGAGATCACCCTGTGGGCCATGCCGGTACAACGCCCGTACAACCCCAACGCCAAGCTGATGGCTGAAATGCTGCAATCGGACTGGGCCAAGATCGGTATCAAGGCCAAGATCGTCAGCTACGAGTGGGGCGAGTACATCAAGCGCTCCAAGGGCGGCGAGCAAGGCGCCATGCTGATTGGCTGGAGCGGCGACAACGGTGACCCGGACAACTGGCTGGGCACCCTCTACGGCTGCGACGCGCTGGACGGCAACAACTTCTCCAAGTGGTGCTACAAACCCTACGACGACCTGATCAAGCAGGCCAAGGCCACCCCCGACCAGGCCAAGCGCACCGAGCTGTACAAGCAGGCGCAGCACATCCTCAAGGAGCAGGTGCCGATCACCCCGATCGCCCACTCCACCGTGTACCAGCCCATGAGCACTGCCGTGAAGGACTTCAAGATCAGCCCGTTCGGCTTGAACTCCTTCTACGGGGTCAGTGTGGCCAAGTAACGGCCACGGTCGCCCCGGCGCAAGGGTTTGCGCCGGGGCAGTCGACCGCCAGGGCGATATGTAGGGCGTTTCCCGCAGCGACATCGGAAATCTCTATCCCCCATATCAGCACCCACTAACTGGTTGCCGCTTTCTGACGCCTTTAACGTCAGGAACGCGACCTTGCAGCCGCATTTTGCCTGTCGCGGCCCGCAACGACACGGACAAAGGAACTGCCATGCGCCATACCACACTGTGCACTACCCTGATCGCCCTCGGCCTGCTGGGCCAGGCCTCGCTGAGCCAGGCCAGCAACCTGGTGTTCTGCTCCGAAGGCAGCCCGGCGGGCTTCGACACCGCCCAGTACACCTCGGCCACCGACAACGACGCCGCCGAACCCATCTACAACCGCCTGGTGGAATTCGAGCGCGGCGGCACCGCCGTGCAACCCGGCCTGGCCACCCGCTGGGAGGTGTCCGAAGACGGCCTGCGCTACACCTTCCACCTGCGCGAAGGGGTGAAGTTCCACGCCAACAAGGCCTTCAGCCCCAGCCGCGACTTCAACGCCGACGACGTGCTGTTCACCTTCAACCGCATGCTCGACAAGCAGCACCCGTTCCGCGTCGCCTACCCCACCGAGTTCCCCTACTTCGTCAGCATGGGCCTGGACAAGAACATCGCCCGCATCGAGAAAACCGGCCCGCTCACCGTAGTGTTCACCCTCAACACGGTCGACGCCGCGTTCATCCAGAACCTTGCCATGGCCTTCGCCTCGGTGTTGTCCGCCGAATACGCAGGGCACCTGCTGGCCAGCGGCAAGCCCAGCGACATCAACCAGCAGCCCATCGGCACCGGCCCGTTCGTGTTCCAGCGCTACCAGAAGGACTCGCAGATTCGCTACAAGGGCAACAAGGACTACTGGGCGCCCGAGCGGGTGAAAATCGACAACCTGGTGTTCTCGATCAACATCGACCCTTCGGTGCGTATCCAGAAACTGCGCCGCAACGAATGCCAGGTCACCCTGCACCCGCGCCCGGCCGACCTTGCCGCACTGCGCCAGGACAGCAAGCTGCAGGTGCTGCAGCAGCCCGGCTTCAACCTCGGCTACATCGCCTACAACACCCAGCACCCGCCGTTCGACCGCGTCGAAGTGCGCCAGGCCATGGACATGGCGGTGAACAAGCAGGCGATCATCCAGGCGGTTTACCAGGACTCGGGGCAGGCGGCGGTCAACGCCATGCCCCCCACCCAGTGGTCCTATGACGACAGCCTCAAGGACGCCCCGTACAACCCGGACAAGGCCAAACAGCTGCTGCAGCAGGCCGGAGTCAAGCCGGGCACCGAAGTCACCCTGTGGGCCATGCCGGTACAGCGCCCCTACAACCCCAACGCCAAGCTGATGGCCGAAATGCTCCAGGCCGACTGGAGCAAGCTCGGCTTCAAGGTACGCATCGTCAGCTACGAATGGGGCGAATACCTCAAGCGCATGAAAAGCGGCGAGCACGACATCGCCCTGATCGGCTGGACCGGCGACAACGGCGACCCGGACAACTGGCTGGGCACGCTGTACGGCTGCGACGCCATCGGCAGCAACAACTACTCGCTGTGGTGCGACCCGCAGTACGACGCGCTGGTGAAAAAAGCCAAGCAGGTCACCGACCGCGAACAACGCACCGCCCTCTACCAGCAGGCCCAGCAGCGGCTCAATCAGCAGGTGCCGATCACCCCGGTGGCGCACTCCACGGTCAACCAGCCGTTGAGCACCAAGGTTCAGGATTTCAAGGTCAGCCCGTTCGGCCGCAACGTGTTTTCCGAAGTGAGCGTCGACTGAAACTCCCATCGCGGGGCAAGCCCGCTCCCACGAGCCCGTTACAGGCTGCGTGTGAGCGGGCTTGCCCCGCGATCGAAGGCTTCCCGAATTTGCCCGGCGATCCCGCGCAAACCCTGGCAACACCCGTAGTACCGCACCACTCCCCAGGCCCACAAGGCACGGGGCATAACTAAAAGAATCAAAGGGAGCTTCAACCTTGAAACCGATGACAAAAACCGCGCTGGCCCTGGCCATTGGCGCATGCTGCACCCTCGCCCAGGCCGAAACGCAAAGCCAGGACTTCGTCCCGGTGACGCTAAAGGCCGGCAGCGAGCAGGCCGAAGCCAAAGGCTTCATCGACGGCCAGAGCCTGTCGGGCACCACCCGCAACTGGTACGCCCGCGAACGCGCCACCCGCGCGCCGCTGTGGAACTACACCAAGAGCGACGGCAGCCGCCACCCTACCCACAGCCGTGACAACTGGCTGCAGGGCACCATCCTCAACTACAGCTCGGGCTTCACCCAGGGCACCGTGGGCTTTGCCGTCGAGGCCGCCGCCTACAACGCCATCGCCCTCGAACAGGGCCGCGCCGCAGTCGCCGGCCCGAACAACCGCACCCTGACCCACAGCGACGGCGACGTGATCGGCCAGTGGAGCAAGATGGGCCTGGGCAACGTCAAGGCACGGGTGTCCAACACCACCCTGACTGTCGGCCGCCAGTCGGTGGACACCCCGATGATCGCCTATATCGGCAACCGCGCTTTGCCGTCGAGCTTCCAGGGTGCGTTCCTGCACAGCGCCGAGTTCGACAACCTGTCGTTCGACCTGGGCACCTTCGACCGCGTCTCGCCGCGTACCGAGCAGAGCCTGAGCAAATTCCGCAGCGAATACAGCGCCACGGGCGTGGAGACCGACCGCGCCAGCACCGCCGGCGTCAACTACCAGCCGCTCAAGAGCCTGACCACCAGCCTGTACGCCACCAAGGTGGACGACTTCTGGAACCAGTACTACTTCGGCGCCAACCACGTGCTGGGCGACAGCTCGGTGCTGAGCCTGACCACCGGCCTCAACTACTACAAGACCGTGGACGCCGGCAGCAAGAAGATGGGCGAGATCGACAACGACACCTACAGCCTGTCGCTCGGCCTCACCCACCAGGCCCACACCCTCAGCGCCTCGTGGCAGCAGGTCAACGGCAACGAATACTTCGACTACCTGCACGAAACCAACGGCATCTACCTGGCCAACTCGCTGCTGTCGGACTTCAACGGCCCGAACGAGAAATCCCTGCAGATCAGCTATGTGCTGAACATGGCGCCGTATGGCGTGCCGGGCCTCAAGTTCAACCTGTACAACGCCCGCGGCTGGGGCATCGACGGCACCCACTACAAGGGCACCGCCTACGACGTGCGCGGCATGGACGGCGAAACCCACTACGAGTGGGGCATCGGCACCAGCTACGCGGTACAGAGCGGCGCGCTGAAGGACACCACCGTGCGCGCCACCTACACCGCCCACCGCGCCAGCAAGGCCCAGGCCGACGGCAGCCTGGACGAGCTGCGCATCGTCACCACCATCCCCTTCAACATTCTCTGACCGTGAGTGCCAGGGCCCGCCTTGCTGCGGGCCCTGGCAGCTACGCTGGAACAATTACAGCAGGGAGGTTCCATGATTTCGCTACCGCTACGCGCCACCTTGGCGGCGATGTTGATAGGCGCGGCGTCGAACCTGGCGGCCAAGCCGCTGGTGGTGTGCACCGAGGCCAGCCCCGAGGGCTTCGACATCGTGCAGTACACCACTGCGGTTACCGCCGACGCCTCGGCCGAAACCGTCTTCAACCGCCTGGTCGACTTCAAGCCCGGCACCACCGATATCCAGCCGGCCCTGGCCGAGCGCTGGGACATCAGCCCCGACGGGCTGACCTACACCTTCCACCTGCGCGAGGGGGTGAAGTTCCACAGCACCGACTACTTCAAGCCCAGCCGCGACTTCAATGCCGACGACGTGCTGTGGAGCTTCAACCGCCAGCTGCGCCCCGACCACCCGTGGCACGACAAGACCAGCGTCGGCTACCCGTACTTCGACAGCATGGCGTTCAAGCAACTGCTCAAGTCGGTGGACAAGACCGACGCGCACACCGTGGTGATCACCCTGACCCGCCCCGAGGCGCCGTTCTTGCGTGACCTGGCCATGGCCTTCACCTCCATCTATTCGGCCGAGTACGCCGACCAGTTGCTCAAGGCCGGGAAAACCGCCGAGCTCAACAGCAAGCCGATCGGCACCGGGCCGTTCATCTTCCAGCGCTACAACAAGGACGCCCAGGTACGCTTCAAGGCCAACCCGGACTACTTCCGCGGCGCACCGCCCAGCGAAACCCTGGTGTTCGCCATCGCCACCGACAACAACGTGCGCCTGCAAAAGCTGCGCGCCAACGAGTGCCAGGTGGCGCTGTACCCAAAGCCTGACGACGTGCCGGAGATCAAGCAGGACGCAAAACTCAAGGTTGCCGAAATCGAGGCGCTGGTCACCGGCTACATCTCGATGAACACCGAGCACAAATACCTGAGCGACGTGCGCGTGCGTCGGGCGATCAACATGGCCTTCGACCGCCAGACCCACGTCGACCAGCTGTTCGGCAAGGGCAACGCGCTGGTGGCGGTAAACCCCTACCCGCCGACCATGATCGGCTACAACACCCACAACCAGAACCCGCCCCACGACCTGGCCAAGGCCCGCGCCCTGCTCAAGGAAGCCGGCGTACCGGAAGGCACGGTGATCACCCTGTTCACCCGCAACGGCGGCGGCCCGACCAACCCCAACCCGCGGCTGTCGGCTGAAATGCTGCAGGCCGACCTGGCAAAGATCGGTCTCAAGCTCGATATCCGCGTGATGGAATGGGCCGAGATGCTGCGCCGGGCGAAAAAGGGCGAGGCCGACCTGGTGTCTGCCGGCTGGGCTGGCGACAACGGCGACCCGGACAACTTCCTCACCCCCCTGCTCAGCTGCGATGCGGCAAAAACCGGGGAGAACTATTCACGCTGGTGCAACCCCAAGTTTCAGGAGCTGATCACCCGCGCCCGCGAAGTGATCGACAACGATGAACGCGCAAGGCTCTATAGCGAGGCCCTGGCGGTGTACGATGAGGACCAGCCCTGGATCAGCATGGCCCACCCGAAGATGTTCACCGCCATGCGCGAGAACGTGGAGGGTTATGTGATCAACCCGCTTACCAACAACAACTTCGCCACCACCAAGGTGAAGTAGAACAACAACGACCGCCGGCACCCCACACGGGCACCGGCGGCACCGCCGTACCACGGCTGATGAGGTAACCCCGACAATGTTGAGTTTTATTGCCCGGCGCCTGGGCCTGTTGATCCCGACCTTTTTCGGTATCACCCTGCTGACCTTCGCGCTCATACGCCTGATCCCCGGCGACCCGGTGGAAGTGATGATGGGCGAGCGCAGGGTCGACCCCGAAATGCACGCCCAGGCCATGGAGCGCCTGGGCCTGAACAAGCCCCTGCCCGCCCAGTACCTGGACTACGTCGGCAAGCTCGCCCAAGGCGACCTGGGTGAGTCGCTGCGCACCCGCGAGAGCGTGTGGAACGAGTTCCTCACGCTGTTCCCGGCAACCCTGGAGCTGGCGTTCTGCGCGCTGCTCTTTGCCGGGGTCTTCGGCCTGCTGGCCGGGGTGATCGCCGCGCTCAAGCGCGGCTCGCTGTTCGACCACGGGGTAATGGGCATCTCGTTGGCCGGTTACTCCATGCCGATCTTCTGGTGGGGCCTGATCCTCATCATGTTCTTCTCGGTGAGCCTGGGCTGGACCCCGGTGTCCGGGCGCATCGACCTGCTTTACGACATCGAGCCGAAGACCGGCTTCATGCTCATCGACACCCTGCTCAGCGATGAAGAAGGCGCGTTCAAGGATGCGGTGATGCACCTGATCCTGCCCTCCATCGTGCTGGGCACCATCCCGCTGGCGGTGATCGCCCGCATGACCCGCTCCTCGATGCTCGAAGTGCTGCGCGAGGACTACATCCGCACCGCCCGCGCCAAGGGCCTGTCGCCGGCCCGCGTGGTGTTCGTGCACGGCCTGCGCAATGCATTGATCCCGGTGCTGACCGTATTCGGCCTGCAGGTCGGCACGCTGCTGGCCGGCGCCGTGCTCACCGAAACCATCTTTTCCTGGCCGGGCATCGGCAAATGGCTGATCGAAGCCATCGGCGCCCGTGACTACCCCGTGGTGCAGAACGGCATCCTGTTGATCGCCTGCCTGGTGATCCTGGTCAACTTCGTCGTGGATATTCTCTACGGCCTGGCCAACCCACGCATCCGTCATCAGCGCTGAGGATCAAGCCATGACTAGCCCGATTCCAAAATCCGTCACCCCGCCCGCCGCGGTCGACCACAGCCTGCTCTACCCCTCGCCGTACAAGGAGTTCTGGCAGGCCTTCGCGCGCAACAAGGGCGCGGTGGCCGGCCTTGCCTTCATGCTGCTGGTGATCTTCTGTGCCCTGTTCGCCCCGTGGGTAGCCCCCCACGACCCCAGCGAGCAGTACCGCGACTTCCTGCTCACGCCACCTGTGTGGCTTGAAGGCGGCACCTGGCAGTTCATCCTCGGTACCGACGAGCTCGGCCGCGACCTGCTCTCGCGGCTGATCCAGGGCGCGCGCCTGTCGCTGCTGATCGGCTTGTCGTCGGTGGTGATGTCGCTGATCCCCGGCATCCTGCTGGGGCTGTTCGCCGGCTTCTTCCCGCGCCTGCTGGGCCCCTCGATCATGCGCCTGATGGACGTGATGCTGGCCCTGCCCTCGCTGCTGCTGGCGGTGGCCATCGTCGCCATCCTCGGCCCAGGCCTGATCAACACCGTGATCGCCATCGCCATCGTCTCGCTGCCGTCTTACGTGCGCCTGACCCGCGCCGCGGTGATGGGCGAGCTGAACCGCGACTACGTCACCGCCGCGCGCCTGGCCGGTGCCGGCCTGCCACGGCTGATGTTCGTCACCGTGCTGCCCAACTGCATGGCACCGCTGATCGTGCAGGCCACCTTGAGCTTCTCCTCGGCGATTCTCGACGCCGCCGCCCTGGGCTTTCTCGGCCTCGGCGTACAACCGCCAACCCCTGAGTGGGGCACCATGCTGGCCTCGGCCCGCGACTACATCGAGCGCGCCTGGTGGGTGGTGAGCCTGCCCGGCCTGACCATTTTGCTCAGTGTGCTGGCAATCAACCTGATGGGCGACGGCCTGCGCGACGCGCTGGACCCGAAACTCAAGAACGCCGCCTGAGGAGACCGCCATGTCACTGTTGCAGATCAACAACCTGAACGTGCGCTTCGGCGACGCCAATGCAGTACCCGTGGTGGACGGCCTGGAGCTGTCGGTGGACGCCGGCGAGATCCTCGCCATCGTCGGCGAGTCCGGCTCGGGCAAGTCGGTCACCATGATGGCCCTGATGGGCCTGATCGACGCCCCCGGGCGCATCACCGCCGATGTGCTCAACTTCGACGGCACCGACATGCTCAAGCTCAGCGGCCGCCAGCGGCGCAAGGTGGTGGGCAAGGACATCGCCATGGTCTTCCAGGACCCGATGACCGCCCTCAACCCCAGCTACACGGTCGGCTTCCAGATCGAGGAAGTGCTGCGCCAGCACCTTGGCCTGAAGGGCAAGGCTGCGCGCCAACGTGCCCTTGAGCTACTGAAAAAGGTCGAGATCCCGGCCGCCGAAAGCCGCCTGGATGCTTACCCGCATCAGTTGTCCGGCGGCATGAGCCAGCGGGTGGCCATCGCCATGGCAATTGCCGGCGAGCCCAAGCTGCTGATTGCCGACGAACCCACCACCGCGCTGGACGTGACCATCCAGGCGCAGATCATGGAGCTTTTGGTCAACCTGCAGAAGGAGCGCAACATGGCGCTCATTCTCATCACCCACGACCTGGCCGTGGTGGCCGAAACCGCCAGGCGCGTGTGCGTGATGTACGCCGGCCAAGCGGTCGAGGTGGGGCAGGTACCGGAGCTGTTCGACGTCCCCGCCCACCCCTACAGCGAAGCGCTGCTGGCGGCCATCCCCGAGCACAGCATCGGCGCCGAGCGCCTGGCCACCCTGCCCGGCATCGTCCCCGGCCGCTACGACCGCCCGCAAGGCTGCCTGCTGTCGCCGCGTTGCCCGTACGTGCAGGACAACTGCCGGCACCAGCGCCCGGCCCTCGATCCCCAGGCCCACAGCCTGGTGCGTTGCTTC is part of the Pseudomonas fakonensis genome and harbors:
- a CDS encoding ABC transporter substrate-binding protein, which produces MISLPLRATLAAMLIGAASNLAAKPLVVCTEASPEGFDIVQYTTAVTADASAETVFNRLVDFKPGTTDIQPALAERWDISPDGLTYTFHLREGVKFHSTDYFKPSRDFNADDVLWSFNRQLRPDHPWHDKTSVGYPYFDSMAFKQLLKSVDKTDAHTVVITLTRPEAPFLRDLAMAFTSIYSAEYADQLLKAGKTAELNSKPIGTGPFIFQRYNKDAQVRFKANPDYFRGAPPSETLVFAIATDNNVRLQKLRANECQVALYPKPDDVPEIKQDAKLKVAEIEALVTGYISMNTEHKYLSDVRVRRAINMAFDRQTHVDQLFGKGNALVAVNPYPPTMIGYNTHNQNPPHDLAKARALLKEAGVPEGTVITLFTRNGGGPTNPNPRLSAEMLQADLAKIGLKLDIRVMEWAEMLRRAKKGEADLVSAGWAGDNGDPDNFLTPLLSCDAAKTGENYSRWCNPKFQELITRAREVIDNDERARLYSEALAVYDEDQPWISMAHPKMFTAMRENVEGYVINPLTNNNFATTKVK
- a CDS encoding ABC transporter permease subunit produces the protein MLSFIARRLGLLIPTFFGITLLTFALIRLIPGDPVEVMMGERRVDPEMHAQAMERLGLNKPLPAQYLDYVGKLAQGDLGESLRTRESVWNEFLTLFPATLELAFCALLFAGVFGLLAGVIAALKRGSLFDHGVMGISLAGYSMPIFWWGLILIMFFSVSLGWTPVSGRIDLLYDIEPKTGFMLIDTLLSDEEGAFKDAVMHLILPSIVLGTIPLAVIARMTRSSMLEVLREDYIRTARAKGLSPARVVFVHGLRNALIPVLTVFGLQVGTLLAGAVLTETIFSWPGIGKWLIEAIGARDYPVVQNGILLIACLVILVNFVVDILYGLANPRIRHQR
- a CDS encoding OprD family porin, translated to MTKTALALAIGACCTLAQAETQSQDFVPVTLKAGSEQAEAKGFIDGQSLSGTTRNWYARERATRAPLWNYTKSDGSRHPTHSRDNWLQGTILNYSSGFTQGTVGFAVEAAAYNAIALEQGRAAVAGPNNRTLTHSDGDVIGQWSKMGLGNVKARVSNTTLTVGRQSVDTPMIAYIGNRALPSSFQGAFLHSAEFDNLSFDLGTFDRVSPRTEQSLSKFRSEYSATGVETDRASTAGVNYQPLKSLTTSLYATKVDDFWNQYYFGANHVLGDSSVLSLTTGLNYYKTVDAGSKKMGEIDNDTYSLSLGLTHQAHTLSASWQQVNGNEYFDYLHETNGIYLANSLLSDFNGPNEKSLQISYVLNMAPYGVPGLKFNLYNARGWGIDGTHYKGTAYDVRGMDGETHYEWGIGTSYAVQSGALKDTTVRATYTAHRASKAQADGSLDELRIVTTIPFNIL
- a CDS encoding ABC transporter ATP-binding protein — protein: MSLLQINNLNVRFGDANAVPVVDGLELSVDAGEILAIVGESGSGKSVTMMALMGLIDAPGRITADVLNFDGTDMLKLSGRQRRKVVGKDIAMVFQDPMTALNPSYTVGFQIEEVLRQHLGLKGKAARQRALELLKKVEIPAAESRLDAYPHQLSGGMSQRVAIAMAIAGEPKLLIADEPTTALDVTIQAQIMELLVNLQKERNMALILITHDLAVVAETARRVCVMYAGQAVEVGQVPELFDVPAHPYSEALLAAIPEHSIGAERLATLPGIVPGRYDRPQGCLLSPRCPYVQDNCRHQRPALDPQAHSLVRCFYPLNQEVA
- a CDS encoding ABC transporter substrate-binding protein, whose protein sequence is MRHTTLCTTLIALGLLGQASLSQASNLVFCSEGSPAGFDTAQYTSATDNDAAEPIYNRLVEFERGGTAVQPGLATRWEVSEDGLRYTFHLREGVKFHANKAFSPSRDFNADDVLFTFNRMLDKQHPFRVAYPTEFPYFVSMGLDKNIARIEKTGPLTVVFTLNTVDAAFIQNLAMAFASVLSAEYAGHLLASGKPSDINQQPIGTGPFVFQRYQKDSQIRYKGNKDYWAPERVKIDNLVFSINIDPSVRIQKLRRNECQVTLHPRPADLAALRQDSKLQVLQQPGFNLGYIAYNTQHPPFDRVEVRQAMDMAVNKQAIIQAVYQDSGQAAVNAMPPTQWSYDDSLKDAPYNPDKAKQLLQQAGVKPGTEVTLWAMPVQRPYNPNAKLMAEMLQADWSKLGFKVRIVSYEWGEYLKRMKSGEHDIALIGWTGDNGDPDNWLGTLYGCDAIGSNNYSLWCDPQYDALVKKAKQVTDREQRTALYQQAQQRLNQQVPITPVAHSTVNQPLSTKVQDFKVSPFGRNVFSEVSVD
- a CDS encoding ABC transporter permease subunit, translating into MTSPIPKSVTPPAAVDHSLLYPSPYKEFWQAFARNKGAVAGLAFMLLVIFCALFAPWVAPHDPSEQYRDFLLTPPVWLEGGTWQFILGTDELGRDLLSRLIQGARLSLLIGLSSVVMSLIPGILLGLFAGFFPRLLGPSIMRLMDVMLALPSLLLAVAIVAILGPGLINTVIAIAIVSLPSYVRLTRAAVMGELNRDYVTAARLAGAGLPRLMFVTVLPNCMAPLIVQATLSFSSAILDAAALGFLGLGVQPPTPEWGTMLASARDYIERAWWVVSLPGLTILLSVLAINLMGDGLRDALDPKLKNAA